A single window of Canis lupus familiaris isolate Mischka breed German Shepherd chromosome 7, alternate assembly UU_Cfam_GSD_1.0, whole genome shotgun sequence DNA harbors:
- the CENPL gene encoding centromere protein L — protein sequence MDSYESTHQHIASSRLKDYFIGATPLQKRLESVRKQTSFVPTPPRRKIPQCSQLQEDNDPQKVAFLLHKQWTLYSLTPLYKFSYTNLKEYASLLSAFIAAEKQKGLAVEVGEDFNIKVTFSTLLGMKGTQRDPEAFLVQILSKSQLPSENREHKVLWTGWFCCIFGDSLLETVSEDFTCVPLFLANGAETNTAIVGTWFQKTFDCYFSPLAINAFNLSWMAAMWTACKMDQYMAATEFLWSVPCSPQSLDISYAIHPEDAKALWDSVHKTPGEVTQEEVDLFMDCLYSHFHRHFKIHLSATRLVRVSTSVASAHTDGKIKILCHKYLIGVLAYLTELAIFQID from the exons ATGGATTCTTATGAGTCAACTCATCAGCACATTGCATCCTCAAGGCTTAAAGATTACTTTATAGGTGCCACCCCTTTGCAGAAACGATTAGAATCAGTCAGGAAGCAGACTTCATTTGTCCCAACTCCACCTCGAAGGAAGATTCCTCAGTGTTCACAATTACAG GAAGATAATGATCCTCAAAAAGTTGCATTCCTTCTGCATAAACAATGGACTTTATATAGTTTAACTCCCCTATATAAATTCTCCTATACTAATCTCAAGGAGTATGCTAGTCTTCTGAGTGCATTTATTGCTGCTGAAAAGCAAAAAGGGCTTGCTGTGGAAGTGGGAGAAGACTTCAACATCAAAGTGACTTTCTCCACTCTCCTAGGAATGAAAGGAACACAAAGAGACCCTGAAGCATTTCTTGTCCAG attCTGTCAAAATCTCAATTGCCATCTGAGAACAGAGAACATAAAGTGTTGTGGACTGGTTGGTTCTGCTGTATATTTGGAGACAGTCTTCTGGAGACTGTTTCAGAAGATTTTACCTGTGTCCCCTTATTCCTTGCAAATGGAGCAGAGACGAATACAGCCATAGTAGGAACCTGGTTTCAGAAAACTTTTGATTGTTACTTCAGTCCCTTAGCAATCAATGCATTTAATCTTTCCTGGATGGCTGCTATGTGGACTGCATGCAAAATGGACCAGTATATGGCAGCTACTGAATTTCTTTGGTCTGTACCCTGTAGCCCTCAAAGTCTGGACATTTCTTATGCCATACATCCAGAGGATGCAAAAGCTTTGTGGGACAGTGTCCACAAAACACCTGGGGAAGTTACTCAGGAAGAAGTTGACCTATTCATGGACTGCCTATACTCACATTTCCATAGgcatttcaaaattcatttatcAGCCACAAGGTTGGTCCGTGTTTCCACATCTGTAGCTTCAGCACATACTGATGGAAAAATAAAG attctgtgTCATAAATACCTTATTGGAGTCTTGGCATACTTGACAGAACTGGCAATTTTTCAAATTGATTAA